One Helicobacter acinonychis genomic region harbors:
- the hisS gene encoding histidine--tRNA ligase, with amino-acid sequence MITPKVLSGFKDRLPKDAIQKAQLLSKVSVVFQSFGFVPIETPHLEYAETLLPDASSDIQKEIYRFKDHGGRDVALRFDLTVPLARFVSLYHQTLGMPFKRYAIGNVFRGERAQKGRYREFTQCDFDFIGSESLVCDAEIIQVVIASLKALDLEDFCVSINHRKILNGICEYFGISQVTGVLRIVDKLEKIGLNGVEEELKKECDLNPNTIKGLLEMVQIKQDDLSHAEFFEKIAYLKDCNENLKKGIQDLEKLYQLLGDLQISQNLYKIDFSIARGLGYYTGIVYETTLNDMKSLGSVCSGGRYDHLTKNFSKEDLQGVGASIGIDRLIVALSGMQLLDERSTQAKVLIACMNEEYFSYANRLAESLRQSGIFSEVYPEAQKIKKPFSYANHKGHEFVAIIGEEEFKSETLSLKNMHSGMQLNCLSFLKALEIIGENDEDL; translated from the coding sequence ATGATTACCCCTAAAGTGTTGAGTGGGTTTAAAGACCGCTTGCCTAAAGATGCGATACAAAAGGCTCAGTTGCTTTCTAAAGTTTCAGTTGTTTTTCAAAGTTTTGGTTTTGTGCCGATTGAAACCCCTCATTTGGAATACGCTGAAACGCTATTACCTGATGCGAGTAGCGATATTCAAAAAGAGATTTATCGCTTTAAAGATCATGGGGGTAGGGATGTGGCTTTAAGGTTTGATTTGACCGTGCCATTAGCGCGCTTTGTCTCTTTGTACCATCAAACGTTAGGAATGCCCTTTAAACGCTACGCCATAGGCAATGTCTTTAGGGGTGAGAGGGCACAAAAAGGGCGTTATAGAGAATTCACGCAATGCGATTTTGATTTTATAGGGAGCGAGAGTTTGGTGTGCGATGCTGAGATCATCCAAGTGGTTATCGCTTCCTTAAAAGCTTTGGATTTAGAAGATTTTTGCGTCTCTATCAATCACAGGAAAATTTTGAATGGGATATGCGAATATTTTGGCATTTCTCAAGTGACTGGAGTGTTGCGCATTGTGGATAAATTAGAAAAGATTGGCTTAAATGGGGTTGAAGAAGAATTAAAAAAAGAGTGCGATTTAAATCCAAACACCATTAAAGGGCTTTTAGAAATGGTTCAAATCAAGCAAGACGATTTAAGCCATGCGGAATTTTTTGAAAAAATTGCTTATTTGAAAGACTGTAATGAAAATCTAAAAAAGGGCATACAGGATTTAGAAAAACTATACCAATTGCTAGGGGATTTACAAATTTCTCAAAACCTGTATAAGATTGATTTTTCTATCGCTAGGGGCTTAGGGTATTATACAGGGATTGTGTATGAAACCACGCTTAATGACATGAAGTCTTTAGGGAGCGTGTGTTCAGGGGGTCGTTATGATCATTTGACTAAAAATTTTTCTAAAGAAGATTTGCAAGGGGTGGGGGCTTCTATTGGGATTGATAGATTGATTGTGGCTTTAAGTGGAATGCAATTATTAGATGAGCGTTCCACACAAGCTAAAGTGCTAATCGCTTGCATGAATGAAGAATATTTTTCTTATGCAAACCGCTTGGCGGAGTCTTTAAGACAAAGCGGTATTTTTAGCGAAGTCTATCCAGAAGCCCAAAAAATCAAAAAACCCTTTTCTTATGCTAACCATAAGGGGCATGAGTTTGTGGCCATCATTGGCGAAGAAGAATTTAAAAGCGAAACTTTAAGCTTAAAAAACATGCATTCAGGCATGCAACTGAATTGTTTGAGCTTTTTAAAAGCCCTTGAAATCATTGGAGAAAACGATGAAGACTTATAA